TGGGCACCAAGTTAGAGGGCAAGGTGACAGGAATCACGCATTTTGGAGCATTTGTGGATCTGTCAGGAGGTGTCACGGGTCTCGTTCACATCTCGGAAATCGCCGACAATTACGTCAAAGATGTCAACGACCACCTGAAGCTGAATGACCTCGTTACAGTGAAGGTTATCAACGTTGACAAGGATGGCAAGATCGGACTTTCCATTAAGCAAGCTGTTGACAAACCGGTTGAGCAACAAACACAATCCAGACCCCCGAGAGCTCCTAGACCGGAACGCAGTGGAGGAGATCGCGAACGATTCAGCGGCGGAGGCCCAAGTGGTGGCCAAGGTCGTGGTGGCGGCGGCGGTGGATTTAACCGTGGTGACCGCGGAGGCCGTTCTTTCAAGCCCGCAGCAGGCAAACCTTCATTTGAGGATAAAATGTCACGCTTCCTGAAAGATAGTGAAGAGCGGATCTCTTCGCTTAAGAAGAACACAGAAGGCAAACGTGGAGGCCGCGGAGCCAAGCGTGTGTAATCTGTCACAACCTGATCTAAACATATAAGAGAAACCGTTAGCCCCTGGGCTAACGGTTTTTTTGCATTTCTTTCACAGATGACTTTTCACAGATAAGTGGTGGAATAGCTTTTTTTGTAAAGTGAATCTCCATATCCCCAGTTTTTCTGCACGACAAAATGGAACCATAAGAACATTTGTCGTCTACCATTTTTTACCGACAGGTTTCCGTGGCATTCCACAGCTATCCTGCTCAAATGATGGCGAGACCAAAGCATCGTCGGTTCAAAATCAGACATCGCCTTTGTCGGAATCAAGTAAGGAAAGGACAGAAACCTCAATAAGGCCGGGGGGTTTGCTCCACCGCGCCAGACTCATTTCTTTTGTCGTAAACTTTTTGGACCCTGCCCACCTATTCTGACAAACTACGTCTTCTAATCTATCTATAATCAGAACCATCGAGAACGAAACACGAAAATTCAAATTAATCGAATGGGGTGCCTTGAGGATGATGGAAAAGTGGAATGTCATTCAATTTCCGGGAATGAAAGCAGGTAAAGGTGGTACGGAAGCTCGGGAGGAGCTGTCTGTACGTCTGAAACATTGGCTTGGCTCCCGCAAGGCTGTCCAAATGGTAGCTTCCCGTAAATGGGTACTGCTGCTTACGTTTATGGGATTTCTGCTCGGAAAGGCGATGATCCTAAATGAGTTATCTCCTTTTGCCATTGCGTACTTCGCCGTAATTGCTTTCATGCGCAGGGATTACATCATTCCGGTAGGCGCCGCTCTACTCGCAGGTAGTCTGTTTGCACCGTTTCCCGTACCACTTATTGTTGCATCGGAGATCGCCATCTTTTATCTGCTCTTCCGGGGTCTGGAGTCATATGATCGTGCTGAATTATCTTATGCGCCGACGATGGTGTTTACCACTACATTTATGGTCAAATTATTCGCGGTCGTGATCGGGCCATCCTTCAGCTGGTACGCCATGCTGATGCTCACGATGGATTCCATATTAAGCTTTGTGCTCACCCTTGTTTTCATACAAGCCATACCGAT
The window above is part of the Paenibacillus sp. 1781tsa1 genome. Proteins encoded here:
- a CDS encoding S1 domain-containing RNA-binding protein codes for the protein MAIEVGTKLEGKVTGITHFGAFVDLSGGVTGLVHISEIADNYVKDVNDHLKLNDLVTVKVINVDKDGKIGLSIKQAVDKPVEQQTQSRPPRAPRPERSGGDRERFSGGGPSGGQGRGGGGGGFNRGDRGGRSFKPAAGKPSFEDKMSRFLKDSEERISSLKKNTEGKRGGRGAKRV